The Pseudomonadota bacterium genome has a window encoding:
- a CDS encoding cold shock domain-containing protein has product MANGIVKWFSNKKGYGFIEQENGDDVFVHHSAINGTGFKTLAEGEKVTFDIEQGEKGPAAVNVTKL; this is encoded by the coding sequence TTGGCAAACGGAATAGTAAAATGGTTCAGCAACAAAAAAGGTTATGGATTTATTGAGCAGGAAAACGGCGATGATGTTTTTGTTCATCACTCTGCAATAAATGGAACCGGTTTTAAAACTCTTGCCGAAGGTGAAAAAGTTACCTTTGATATTGAACAAGGTGAAAAAGGCCCAGCCGCTGTCAATGTAACGAAGCTATAG